One Setaria viridis chromosome 3, Setaria_viridis_v4.0, whole genome shotgun sequence DNA window includes the following coding sequences:
- the LOC117846884 gene encoding uncharacterized protein: protein MLRRLTKNPLLPRRRLLLLLQPRRPCADATSSAAAGEIAPAPAANEAPLEDDLREESRSRLVRDICRLLELRDSWSAKREAQLRHLLRVLSPPQVRAVLRAQAQRDARAAFEFFRWADRQWKYRHAPEVFDEMLALLSRTRLHNPARRVMRLMIRRGMRRGTQQFAHLMLTYSRAGKLRSAMRVLQLMQKDGCAPDISICNVAVNVLVVAGRIDKALEFAERMRRVGVDPDVVTYNCLIKGLCEARRVVDALEMIGSMLQNGCPPDKISYFTVMSFLCKEKRVVEVRNLLERMRNDAGLFPDQVTYNMLIHVLAKHGHADEALGFLRESEGKRFRVDEVGYSAIVHSFCLNGRMPEAKEIVSEMISKGCRPDVVTYSAVVDGFCRIGELDQARKMMKHMYKNGCKPNTVTHTALLNGLCKVGKTSEAWELLNKSEEEWWTPSDITYSVVMHGFRREGKLKESCDVVVQMLQKGFFPTTVEINLLIHALCKEGKPAEAKDLMEQCQSKGCSINVVNFTTVIHGFSCQGDLESALSLLDDMYLTNRHPDVVTYTVVVDALGKKGKMKEATELVKKMLNRGLLPTPVTYRTVIHRYCERDKVEDLLILLDKMLARQEFSSAYNQVIEKLCAFGKLSEAYNLLSKVLRTASKRDAQTCHVLMESFLNKGLPLQSYNVACRMFQRNLIPDVKLCQKVDSQLALAGETQAAGKLIIKFVERGILKQKC, encoded by the coding sequence ATGCTCAGACGCCTAACCAAGAACCCATTGCTCCCGCGCcgacggctcctcctcctcctccagccccgccgcccctgCGCCGACGCTACAtcctcggcggccgccggggaGATCGCGCCGGCTCCCGCCGCAAATGAGGCCCCCCTTGAAGATGACCTCAGGGAGGAGTCGCGCAGCCGCCTCGTGCGGGACATCTGCAGGCTGCTGGAGCTCCGGGACTCGTGGAGCGCGAAGCGGGAGGCGCAGCTCCGGCACCTCCTCCGCGTGCTCTCCCCGCCGCAGGTCCGCGCCGTGCTgcgcgcgcaggcgcagcgggACGCCCGCGCCGCGTTCGAGTTCTTCCGCTGGGCCGACCGCCAGTGGAAGTACCGCCACGCCCCggaggtgttcgacgaaatgctcGCGCTCCTCAGCCGCACCAGGCTCCACAACCCGGCGCGCCGCGTCATGCGCCTCATGATCCGCCGGGGCATGCGCCGGGGAACTCAGCAGTTCGCGCACCTCATGCTTACGTACAGCCGCGCGGGGAAGCTCCGCTCCGCCATGCGCGTGCTCCAGCTCATGCAGAAGGATGGGTGCGCGCCCGACATATCTATATGCAATGTGGCAGTGAACGTGCTTGTTGTGGCTGGCCGCATCGACAAGGCTCTCGAGTTTGCCGAAAGGATGCGGCGTGTTGGGGTTGACCCAGACGTAGTCACGTACAATTGCCTGATCAAGGGATTATGTGAAGCTCGGCGGGTCGTTGATGCACTGGAGATGATCGGTTCAATGCTGCAAAATGGGTGTCCACCAGATAAAATTAGCTACTTTACGGTGATGAGCTTCTTGTGCAAGGAGAAGAGGGTGGTAGAGGTGCGGAATTTGCTTGAGAGGATGAGGAATGATGCAGGTCTATTTCCAGATCAGGTCACGTATAACATGCTCATTCATGTTCTTGCAAAGCATGGTCATGCAGATGAGGCATTGGGGTTCCTGAGGGAGTCAGAGGGGAAAAGATTCCGTGTTGATGAGGTTGGTTATAGTGCGATTGTACACTCATTTTGCTTGAATGGTAGGATGCCAGAGGCAAAGGAAATTGTAAGTGAGATGATTTCAAAAGGATGCCGCCCTGATGTTGTAACATATAGTGCAGTTGTTGATGGATTCTGCCGTATTGGGGAACTCGATCAAGCAAGAAAGATGATGAAGCATATGTATAAGAATGGTTGCAAGCCAAATACAGTCACACATACTGCTCTTTTAAATGGGCTTTGCAAAGTTGGGAAGACTTCAGAAGCATGGGAATTGTTAAACAAGAGCGAAGAGGAATGGTGGACTCCAAGTGATATCACATACAGTGTTGTTATGCATGGATTTAGGAGGGAAGGGAAATTAAAGGAATCATGTGATGTGGTGGTGCAGATGTTGCAGAAGGGTTTCTTCCCCACAACTGTGGAGATTAACTTATTGATCCATGCTTTATGCAAGGAAGGAAAGCCAGCAGAGGCCAAAGACTTAATGGAGCAGTGCCAAAGCAAGGGCTGCTCCATTAATGTTGTTAACTTCACAACTGTAATTCATGGATTTTCTTGCCAGGGTGATTTGGAATCGGCGCTCTCTTTACTGGATGACATGTATCTGACCAACAGGCACCCTGATGTTGTTACGTACACTGTTGTTGTCGATGCTCTAGGAAAGAAAGGTAAAATGAAAGAAGCCACAGAGCTTGTAAAGAAAATGCTTAATAGAGGTTTGCTCCCTACACCTGTCACATACAGAACAGTGATACATAGATATTGTGAAAGGGATAAAGTTGAAGATTTACTCATTCTGCTGGATAAGATGTTAGCAAGGCAAGAGTTTAGTAGTGCGTACAATCAGGTCATTGAGAAGCTATGTGCATTTGGTAAACTTAGTGAGGCTTACAATCTCCTTAGCAAGGTACTAAGAACTGCCTCAAAAAGAGATGCTCAGACATGCCATGTTTTGATGGAGAGTTTTCTGAATAAAGGACTCCCACTTCAATCATATAATGTGGCCTGCCGCATGTTCCAGAGAAATTTAATTCCTGATGTTAAATTATGTCAAAAAGTTGACAGTCAGCTGGCTCTAGCGGGAGAGACACAAGCAGCCGGAAAGCTTATCATTAAGTTTGTTGAAAGAGGTATTCTAAAACAAAAATGCTGA
- the LOC117847772 gene encoding putative hydrolase C777.06c, whose product MAAAAVPNGHPAAASSDDAAPQSSSSSLVFLGTGCSSAVPNARCLIQPPDPPCPVCSQSLSVPPELNPNYRCNTSLLIDYCQDEGAHKYIIIDVGKTFREQVLRWFVHHKIPCVDSILLTHEHADAILGLDDVRVVQPFSPTNDIDPTPIYLSQFAMDSISQKFPYLVKKKLKEGEEVRRVAQLDWRIIESDLQKPFTTSGLEFVPLPVIHGEDYICLGFLFGRKSKVAYISDVSRFPPSTEYAISKSGEGQLDLLILDCLYRTGSHNVHLCWDQTLDAVKRICPKRALLIGMTHEMDHHKDNQTLEEWSRREGIDVQLAHDGLRVYIDL is encoded by the exons atggccgccgccgccgtccccaacggccaccctgccgccgcctccagcgacGACGCGGCCCCGCAATCCTCCTCGTCTTCGCTGGTGTTCCTGGGCACGGGGTGCTCGAGCGCCGTCCCGAACGCGCGGTGCCTGATCCAGCCCCCCGACCCGCCCTGCCCCGTCTGCTCCCAGTCCCTCTCCGTCCCGCCCGAGCTAAACCCTAACTACAG GTGCAATACTTCTCTTTTGATTGATTATTGCCAAGATGAAGGTGCACATAAGTATATTATAATAGATGTTGGGAAGACATTCAGAGAACAAGTTCTGCGATGGTTTGTTCACCACAAAATCCCTTGTGTTGATTCT ATTCTTCTGACTCATGAGCATGCAGATGCAATCTTAGGCCTTGATGATGTTCGGGTCGTACAGCCGTTTAGTCCCACAAATGATATTGATCCAACCCCAATTTATCTCTCTCAATTTGCTATGGACAG CATCTCCCAAAAGTTCCCTTATTTGGTCAAAAAGAAACTaaaggaaggggaggaggtcAGGCGAGTTGCTCAACTGGACTGGAGAATAATTGAAAGTGATCTTCAGAAACCATTTACAACTTCAGGGCTAGAGTTTGTTCCCTTGCCG GTGATCCATGGTGAAGACTACATTTGTTTGGGTTTCCTTTTCGGAAGAAAATCAAAAGTTGCTTACATATCAGATGTTTCACGGTTTCCTCCAAGCACTGAATATG CAATTTCAAAGTCTGGAGAGGGCCAACTGGATTTGCTCATCTTGGACTGCCTATACAGG ACAGGTTCTCACAATGTGCACCTTTGTTGGGACCAG ACTCTAGATGCTGTTAAAAGGATTTGCCCCAAAAGAGCATTGCTCATTGGGATGACTCATGAGATGGACCATCACAAGGACAACCAAACATTGGAAGAATGGTCCAGGAG GGAGGGGATAGATGTGCAATTAGCTCATGATGGCTTGCGTGTCTACATTGATCTGTAG
- the LOC117847771 gene encoding 2-methyl-6-phytyl-1,4-hydroquinone methyltransferase 1, chloroplastic, which translates to MAMASTYAPGGGAGALAPGRARVRGPVGLVSLGPTRLGGLPRPLALARRSPVAAGARLRCAASSSSAARPVTAPRFIQHKKEAFWFYRFLSIVYDHVINPGHWTEDMRDDALEPADLYSRYLKVVDVGGGTGFTTLGIVKHVNPENVTLLDQSPHQLEKARQKEALKGVTIMEGDAEDLPFPTDTFDRYISAGSIEYWPDPQRGIKEAYRVLRMGGTACVIGPVYPTFWLSRFFADMWMLFPKEEEYIEWFKKAGFKDVKLKRIGPKWYRGVRRHGLIMGCSVTGVKRERGDSPLELGPKAEDVSKPVNPITFLFRFLMGTICAAYYVLVPIYMWIKDQIVPKGMPI; encoded by the exons ATGGCGATGGCCTCCACCtacgcgccgggcggcggcgcgggggcgctCGCGCCGGGAAGGGCCAGGGTCCGCGGCCCCGTGGGGCTCGTCAGCCTCGGCCCCACCAGGCTCGGCGGCCTCCCCCGCCCCCTCGCCCTCGCCAGGCGGAGCCCCGTCGCGGCCGGCGCCAGGCTGCGGTGCGCGGCGTcttcctcgtcggcggcgcgccCCGTGACGGCGCCGCGGTTCATCCAGCACAAGAAGGAGGCCTTCTGGTTCTACCGCTTCCTCTCCATCGTCTACGACCACGTCATCAACCCGGGGCACTGGACCGAGGACATGCGCGACGACGCGCTCGAGCCCGCCGACCTCTACAGCCGCTACCTCAAGGtcgtcgacgtcggcggcggcacgggcttCACCACGCTCGGGATCGTCAAGCACGTCAACCCGGAGAACGTCACGCTGCTCGACCAGTCCCCGCACCAGCTCGAGAAGGCCAGGCAGAAGGAGGCGCTCAAGGGGGTCACCATCATGGAGGGCGACGCCGAGGACCTGCCCTTCCCCACCGACACCTTCGACCGATACATCTCCGCCGGCAG CATTGAGTACTGGCCTGATCCGCAGAGAGGAATCAAGGAAGCGTACAGGGTCCTGAGGATGGGTGGGACAGCTTGTGTGATTGGCCCCGTGTACCCAACCTTCTGGCTGTCCCGCTTCTTCGCCGACATGTGGATGCTCTTCcccaaggaagaagagtatATCGAGTGGTTCAAGAAGGCTGGGTTCAAGGATGTCAAGCTGAAGAGAATTGGACCAAAGTGGTATCGTGGTGTCCGGAGGCATGGCCTGATCATGGGATGCTCTGTCACAGGTGTGAAGAGAGAACGCGGGGACTCTCCTTTGGAG CTTGGTCCGAAGGCTGAGGATGTCAGCAAGCCGGTGAATCCCATCACCTTCCTCTTTCGCTTCCTCATGGGAACGATATGTGCTGCATACTATGTTCTGGTGCCCATTTACATGTGGATAAAGGACCAGATTGTACCCAAAGGCATGCCAATCTGA
- the LOC140222403 gene encoding wall-associated receptor kinase 2-like has translation MEEALVLLIIVAFSVIAPGTSSGLTISLPGCPDKCGNVSIPYPFGIGDGCAATSLSPSFTLICNNSFQPPRPMFSNSSRPAEVIDISLEHGEVRVYGNVSYYCFTSNTTISDNNTAGVSLENTPFIPSITRNRFTVIGCNTLGLIGGYTHSNSDLYLAGCYSYCQGINSTTDGAPCIGIGCCETTISPNLTDFAALLINNQSSVWSFNPCFYSMLVEVGWYSFRRQDLVGHLGFIKERAKRGVPVIGDWAIRKGSCPKDGTKAPKDYACVSTNSYCVSASNGPGYLCNCSQGYEGNPYLSNGCQDIDECKLRKQDLKYKELYPCKNGICRNIPGGYICKCRIGTRSDGNNSGCRPVLTQAEQVAIGLSASAVVVISLTCLLVMKLQQRKHRREKDAYFEQNGGLKLYDEMRSRQVDTIQILTEKEIKKATDNFSEDRVLGCGGHGMVYKGTLDDNKEVAIKKSKVIDDDCREEFVNEIIILSQINHRNIVRLLGCCLDVDVPMLVYEFIPNGTLFEFLHGTDARSPIPLDLRFNIATQSAEALAYIHSSTSRTILHGDVKSLNILLDNEYNAKVSDFGASALKSMDKNDFIMLIQGTLGYIDPESFVSHHLTDKSDVYSFGVVLLELMTRKKALYRDTSNEKKSLSHTFILMFHRNELRSMLDTEIVDDQVMVVLEKLAELVMHCLSPKGDERPTMKEVAERLQMLRRLQMQLVTKMHPNQAHYSCQESSMSVPSGMGYQSTETAKLVLDVDLAR, from the exons ATGGAAGAAGCATTAGTCCTCCTGATTATCGTCGCCTTCTCAGTGATAGCGCCGGGCACCTCTTCTGGGCTTACCATATCATTGCCAGGGTGCCCCGACAAGTGTGGTAACGTGTCCATCCCTTACCCCTTTGGCATCGGTGATGGCTGTGCTGCAACCAGCCTAAGCCCCTCCTTCACTCTGATCTGCAACAACAGCTTCCAGCCACCAAGACCAATGTTTAGTAACAGTTCCAGGCCTGCAGAGGTCATTGACATCTCCCTGGAGCATGGTGAGGTGCGTGTTTACGGCAATGTCAGCTACTACTGCTTCACGTCAAACACCACCATATCAGACAATAACACTGCCGGGGTCAGCCTGGAGAACACGCCATTCATCCCCTCCATTACCCGCAACCGCTTCACAGTTATCGGCTGCAATACTCTGGGGCTCATTGGTGGCTACACGCACAGCAACTCTGACTTGTATTTGGCTGGCTGCTACTCATACTGCCAAGGTATCAACAGTACAACTGATGGAGCGCCGTGCATCGGGATAGGATGCTGTGAGACCACCATATCCCCCAATCTCACTGACTTTGCAGCTCTACTGATCAACAACCAGAGTAGCGTATGGAGTTTCAACCCATGTTTCTATTCGATGCTTGTTGAGGTTGGGTGGTACAGCTTCAGGAGGCAGGACCTTGTCGGGCACCTTGGGTTCATAAAGGAAAGAGCGAAGAGAGGCGTTCCTGTCATCGGTGACTGGGCTATTAGAAAAGGCTCCTGTCCAAAAGATGGGACAAAAGCACCCAAAGACTATGCTTGTGTCAGTACAAACAGCTATTGTGTAAGTGCAAGCAATGGGCCAGGGTACCTTTGCAACTGCTCTCAAGGTTATGAGGGAAATCCTTATCTTTCCAACGGCTGCCAAG ATATAGACGAGTGCAAGCTACGCAAGCAGGACCTGAAGTACAAAGAACTATATCCATGCAAAAATGGGATCTGTCGCAATATACCAGGAGGCTATATATGCAAGTGCAGGATAGGAACAAGATCAGATGGTAACAATTCTGGATGTCGACCTGTGCTTACCCAAGCTGAACAGGTGGCCATAG GCCTCAGTGCTTCTGCAGTTGTAGTGATATCTTTGACATGCTTATTGGTTATGAAATTACAACAAAGGAAGCATAGGAGGGAGAAGGATGCCTATTTCGAACAAAATGGAGGTCTGAAATTATATGATGAAATGAGATCGAGGCAAGTTGACACCATTCAAATACTTACAGAGAAAGAGATAAAGAAAGCCACAGACAACTTCAGTGAAGATCGTGTTCTTGGATGCGGTGGCCATGGAATGGTCTATAAAGGAACTTTAGATGACAACAAAGAAGTTGCTATAAAGAAGTCCAAGGTAATAGATGATGACTGCAGAGAAGAATTTGTCAATGAGATAATAATCTTgtcacaaataaaccacaggaacATTGTGAGGTTACTGGGATGCTGCTTGGATGTAGATGTGCCAATGTTGGTGTATGAGTTCATTCCTAACGGTACTCTCTTTGAGTTCCTTCATGGAACTGATGCCAGATCACCAATACCCTTGGATCTTAGATTCAATATTGCTACACAGTCAGCTGAAGCTCTTGCCTACATTCATTCATCAACTTCTCGTACAATTCTGCATGGAGATGTCAAATCCCTAAATATACTATTGGACAATGAATACAATGCAAAAGTATCAGATTTTGGAGCATCGGCACTAAAGTCCATGGACAAAAATGATTTCATTATGCTTATCCAAGGAACTCTTGGTTATATAGACCCTGAGAGTTTTGTCAGTCATCATCTAACTGACAAAAGTGATGTATACAGCTTCGGAGTTGTTCTTTTAGAGCTAATGACAAGAAAGAAGGCTCTATACAGGGATACCTCTAACGAAAAGAAATCACTATCTCATACTTTCATACTGATGTTCCACCGGAATGAGCTCCGATCTATGTTGGACACTGAAATAGTAGATGATCAAGTAATGGTAGTACTCGAGAAACTAGCTGAACTTGTCATGCACTGTCTGAGCCCAAAAGGAGACGAGAGGCCAACAATGAAGGAAGTTGCAGAGCGATTACAAATGCTGAGAAGACTCCAGATGCAGTTAGTCACAAAGATGCATCCTAATCAAGCACATTATTCTTGTCAAGAGTCATCAATGTCTGTCCCTTCAGGCATGGGATACCAGAGCACAGAGACAGCAAAACTGGTGCTGGATGTAGATCTTGCAAGATAA